From uncultured Methanobrevibacter sp., a single genomic window includes:
- a CDS encoding Hsp20/alpha crystallin family protein codes for MVDSDTIETKISDKKEEFEEEKVEETAEEFDEEKDIKETFEDKKEKGKNIADNVISDLSKTIDEFKDSIKNMQKNADQKYQDYKKSTVQTLDIDLIETPDVYHIKAAVPGVSKKNILIEAGDNDITIECTFTPFIEEFDEEDEAEVIVSAIKYGRCVKTVRFENSIDIENIKAKFKNGTVRITLPKLIIPKHKIKVD; via the coding sequence ATGGTAGATTCAGATACAATCGAAACTAAAATTTCAGATAAAAAAGAAGAATTCGAAGAAGAAAAAGTTGAAGAAACTGCAGAAGAATTCGATGAAGAAAAAGATATTAAAGAAACTTTTGAAGATAAAAAAGAAAAAGGTAAAAATATTGCAGACAATGTAATTAGCGATTTATCTAAAACCATCGACGAATTTAAAGACAGTATTAAAAACATGCAAAAAAATGCTGATCAGAAATATCAAGATTACAAAAAATCAACCGTACAAACTTTAGACATCGATTTAATTGAAACTCCTGATGTTTACCACATTAAAGCAGCAGTGCCTGGTGTAAGCAAAAAGAACATTTTAATCGAAGCCGGTGACAATGACATCACTATCGAATGTACATTCACACCATTCATTGAAGAATTCGATGAAGAAGATGAAGCTGAAGTAATTGTCTCCGCCATTAAATACGGTAGATGCGTTAAAACTGTAAGATTCGAAAACAGTATTGACATTGAAAACATTAAAGCTAAATTCAAAAACGGAACTGTTAGAATAACACTTCCAAAATTAATTATACCAAAACATAAAATTAAAGTAGACTAA
- a CDS encoding SIS domain-containing protein, whose amino-acid sequence MKYKMYDEMMEQPESLQRTFDSELPTMDEVSQKVLEADKVYLVGCGSSISTCYSVRDAIRMSSTNINIEVYAGYEFYYNKKLTENENSIAIFTSQSGETADTLAALRKANEYGIHTVSISNEPESSMIKEAKTPITTRCDTETAILGTKTYITQLASLYYILFKASDYENKAQLLEELLTMPEMLEKLLLLTEDDNKALAEKYAGEDIFYCLGSGPNFGLAYKLAMTMLMEGAIKHACPEYAAEFRHGLIERAEKDVPVIIISSDLESDEITQKAIDFCVNLEAKTILYELKDYADVDKLLSPFIFVIPLEWFVYYLAHFNDEDPGATRHIGKVRY is encoded by the coding sequence ATGAAATATAAAATGTATGATGAAATGATGGAACAGCCAGAGTCACTTCAAAGGACTTTTGACAGTGAACTTCCAACTATGGATGAAGTTTCACAAAAGGTTTTAGAAGCCGACAAAGTTTATTTGGTAGGGTGCGGAAGTTCTATTTCAACCTGTTACAGCGTTCGTGACGCAATCAGAATGTCTTCCACCAATATTAATATTGAAGTGTATGCAGGCTATGAATTCTACTATAACAAAAAACTGACAGAAAACGAGAACTCTATTGCAATATTCACCTCACAATCTGGTGAAACCGCCGATACTTTAGCAGCATTGAGAAAAGCTAATGAGTATGGAATACACACTGTTTCTATTTCAAATGAACCTGAAAGTTCAATGATTAAAGAAGCTAAAACTCCAATCACAACAAGATGTGATACTGAAACTGCTATTCTTGGTACAAAAACCTACATTACTCAACTAGCAAGCCTTTACTACATTCTGTTCAAAGCATCAGACTATGAAAATAAAGCGCAATTATTAGAAGAATTGCTCACCATGCCTGAAATGCTTGAAAAACTTTTACTTTTAACTGAAGATGACAACAAGGCTTTAGCTGAAAAATATGCTGGTGAAGATATTTTCTACTGTTTAGGAAGCGGTCCTAATTTCGGTCTTGCATACAAATTGGCAATGACAATGCTTATGGAAGGAGCAATCAAGCATGCATGTCCGGAATATGCAGCTGAATTCAGACATGGATTAATTGAAAGAGCAGAAAAAGATGTTCCGGTAATTATTATATCATCTGATTTGGAATCTGATGAGATTACTCAAAAAGCTATTGATTTTTGCGTCAACCTTGAAGCAAAAACAATATTATATGAATTAAAAGATTATGCTGATGTGGATAAATTATTGTCCCCATTTATCTTTGTAATTCCGCTTGAATGGTTTGTATACTATCTTGCTCACTTTAATGATGAAGATCCTGGTGCAACCAGACACATAGGAAAAGTTAGATACTAA
- a CDS encoding DUF447 domain-containing protein, with protein MMIMEIDLSLIGMEKGRQYETIITTKNTDNTFNAAPIGVICSGPDVIVIRIFKGSHTLDNIIENREFIVNITYDPELFAVSTLQNLPQDSFDEDMTLNDADAYFKCEVISLIEAVKQSDPIKKKDEAIVIKSKVTELVINKNTKAFNRGFSYVIESLTNFSRFDNVSDAQKEDYLNKFREAYRVVKKVGRIDDIKAMKEIKKELESKGYDL; from the coding sequence ATGATGATTATGGAAATTGATTTATCACTAATCGGAATGGAAAAAGGAAGACAATACGAGACAATAATTACCACAAAAAACACTGACAACACATTCAATGCAGCACCTATAGGTGTGATATGTTCCGGTCCGGACGTTATTGTAATCCGTATTTTTAAAGGAAGCCACACCTTAGACAATATCATTGAAAACAGAGAGTTTATTGTAAACATTACCTATGACCCAGAACTTTTTGCAGTTTCAACACTCCAAAACCTCCCCCAGGATTCATTTGATGAAGATATGACCCTGAATGATGCTGATGCCTATTTTAAATGCGAAGTTATCTCACTAATTGAAGCGGTAAAACAAAGCGATCCTATAAAAAAGAAAGATGAAGCCATTGTAATCAAATCAAAAGTGACTGAACTGGTCATCAATAAAAATACAAAAGCATTCAACAGGGGTTTCAGCTATGTAATCGAGTCTCTGACAAATTTCAGCCGTTTTGATAATGTTAGCGATGCTCAAAAAGAAGATTATCTGAATAAATTCAGGGAAGCCTACCGTGTTGTAAAAAAAGTTGGCCGCATAGATGATATAAAGGCCATGAAAGAAATAAAAAAAGAATTGGAAAGTAAAGGCTATGACCTTTAG
- the ade gene encoding adenine deaminase, which translates to MKFTAFILDVLTDSVYPARITIEEGIFKEIVPISVNAQTKIDVEGLMLPGFIDSHIHIESSMMTPAQFARVAVRHGTTAVVCDPHEIANVSGIDGIEFMIENASTVPFNFYFAAPSCVPATSFETSGATIDSEDIEYLLQKPEIIALAEMMNYPGVIGGDDEVLRKLKIARMYKKPIDGHAPLVSGKDLDKYIEQGIVTDHECSTFKEAIEKKQKGMKIMVRDGSSAKDMEALFDFSQRIEFYRNQDSFGIIPNEVLSRRLHSPIFDFIVSDDKNPKDLVNGHLNESVKKAVDLGVDVIKAIEMVTINPAAHYGIDGGSIVTGSKADFIIVDNLDNLNVLKTYISGKCVFDGENVLFDAEEVQANNSMNVEKKSPCNFDIYFNGDECEVNVIECASGGLITQKGIAKLSSNDGIVQPDISGDVLKISVVERHGSNNVANAFIRGFGLKKGAIASSISHDSHNIVSVGCSSEMMAKAVNKVIDNGGGIAVVGDDFEDLLSLPIAGLMSNEDGLITAKKLFGLQKRAFSLGCKLEAPFLTMGFMALLVIPSIKLSDKGLFDADNFEMMDVIRN; encoded by the coding sequence ATGAAATTCACTGCTTTTATTTTGGATGTCTTAACAGATTCCGTTTATCCTGCCAGAATAACAATAGAAGAGGGAATTTTTAAGGAAATAGTTCCAATCAGCGTTAATGCACAAACTAAAATTGATGTTGAAGGTCTGATGCTGCCGGGTTTTATAGATTCACATATTCATATTGAAAGCAGTATGATGACACCTGCGCAGTTTGCAAGGGTTGCAGTAAGGCACGGTACTACTGCTGTTGTATGTGATCCTCATGAAATAGCCAATGTAAGTGGCATTGACGGAATTGAATTTATGATTGAAAATGCATCTACAGTTCCCTTTAATTTTTATTTTGCCGCACCTTCATGTGTTCCTGCAACATCATTTGAAACATCAGGTGCAACAATAGATTCTGAAGACATTGAATATCTGCTTCAAAAACCTGAAATCATTGCACTTGCCGAAATGATGAATTATCCTGGAGTTATCGGCGGGGATGATGAGGTTTTAAGGAAACTTAAAATTGCAAGAATGTATAAAAAGCCGATAGATGGTCATGCACCACTTGTTTCCGGAAAAGATTTGGATAAATATATTGAGCAGGGTATAGTAACTGACCATGAATGCAGCACTTTCAAAGAAGCTATCGAGAAAAAGCAGAAAGGCATGAAAATTATGGTACGTGATGGTTCATCTGCCAAGGATATGGAAGCCCTCTTTGATTTTTCGCAACGTATAGAATTTTACAGAAATCAGGACAGTTTCGGAATAATACCTAATGAAGTTCTCTCAAGAAGACTTCACTCACCTATCTTTGATTTTATAGTAAGTGATGATAAAAATCCGAAAGATTTGGTTAATGGTCATTTAAATGAATCAGTCAAAAAAGCGGTTGATTTGGGAGTTGATGTGATTAAAGCTATTGAAATGGTAACTATAAATCCTGCAGCCCATTACGGAATTGACGGAGGATCAATTGTAACAGGCTCTAAGGCGGATTTCATTATTGTAGACAATCTGGATAATCTCAACGTATTGAAGACATACATTTCCGGAAAATGTGTTTTCGATGGTGAAAACGTTTTATTTGATGCTGAAGAAGTACAGGCAAATAATTCGATGAATGTGGAGAAAAAATCACCTTGTAACTTTGATATTTACTTTAATGGTGATGAATGTGAAGTAAACGTCATTGAATGTGCCAGCGGAGGCCTTATTACTCAAAAAGGAATTGCAAAACTTTCCTCAAATGACGGTATTGTCCAGCCTGACATATCTGGGGATGTATTGAAGATTTCTGTTGTTGAACGTCACGGTTCAAACAATGTTGCTAATGCATTTATTAGAGGATTCGGTCTTAAAAAAGGAGCTATCGCTTCATCAATTTCACATGATTCACATAATATTGTTTCTGTGGGATGTTCTTCGGAAATGATGGCCAAAGCCGTGAATAAGGTAATAGACAATGGCGGGGGAATTGCTGTAGTCGGTGATGACTTTGAAGACTTGCTGTCTCTTCCGATTGCGGGTTTGATGAGCAATGAAGACGGTTTGATTACTGCAAAAAAATTATTCGGACTGCAGAAAAGAGCATTTTCTCTTGGATGCAAGCTTGAAGCACCATTCCTGACAATGGGATTCATGGCCCTTCTGGTAATTCCGTCAATCAAACTTTCTGATAAGGGATTGTTTGACGCAGATAACTTTGAGATGATGGATGTCATTAGAAACTAA
- a CDS encoding TIGR00300 family protein translates to MNKRKIELSGHIIDSLMLTKTMAIIMDKGGEFDILEIDVGRKKSDVSRAKIEVSAESPELLNSILDELSVLGASIDEIKEVNLISSTKDKVAPEGFYSSSNHTTHIYYNGNWMLVEDIEMDCVVVVDEDVPRAYVKPIADVKSGDKIVVGLDGVRVTPPHRSRSEQQVFEFMNSEVSSEKPLMSLINGIADEMKEIKAKGGKIGIVGGPAIVHTGSGKYLASLIRQGYIDVILAGNALATHDIESNLFGTSLGIEVETGKIVGHGHTHHMRAINRINKSGSIMQAVEDGTLTGGIMYECVKNNVPYVLAGSIRDDGPLPDVITDTVEAQKLMRKYAQEVDMVLMISTMLHSIAMGNLLPSRVKSICVDINPSTVTKLSDRGSAQVVGIVTDIGTFLPLLYNALQDD, encoded by the coding sequence ATGAATAAAAGAAAAATAGAGCTTTCAGGCCATATTATTGACTCATTGATGTTAACAAAGACAATGGCAATAATCATGGATAAAGGCGGAGAATTTGATATATTGGAAATTGATGTTGGAAGAAAAAAATCAGATGTTAGTAGAGCAAAAATTGAAGTTTCTGCAGAATCTCCCGAATTATTGAATTCCATTTTAGATGAATTGTCTGTTCTTGGTGCTTCAATTGATGAGATAAAGGAAGTTAATCTTATATCATCAACTAAAGACAAAGTTGCTCCTGAAGGTTTTTATTCATCATCCAATCACACAACCCACATCTATTACAATGGAAACTGGATGCTTGTTGAAGATATTGAAATGGACTGCGTAGTTGTTGTTGATGAGGATGTTCCAAGGGCTTATGTAAAGCCAATTGCTGATGTAAAATCCGGAGATAAGATTGTAGTTGGTCTTGACGGTGTCAGAGTTACACCACCTCACAGATCAAGGAGCGAACAGCAGGTATTTGAATTCATGAACAGTGAAGTGTCTTCCGAAAAACCTCTTATGAGTTTAATCAATGGTATAGCTGATGAAATGAAAGAAATCAAAGCTAAAGGTGGAAAAATAGGTATTGTCGGCGGACCTGCTATTGTACACACTGGTTCCGGCAAATATCTTGCTTCTCTTATAAGACAGGGGTATATTGATGTTATACTTGCAGGTAATGCATTGGCTACTCATGATATTGAATCCAATCTTTTTGGAACTTCACTGGGTATTGAGGTCGAAACAGGAAAAATTGTTGGTCACGGCCACACTCACCATATGAGGGCCATCAACAGAATCAACAAGTCAGGTTCCATTATGCAGGCGGTTGAAGACGGAACATTAACTGGCGGAATAATGTATGAATGTGTAAAAAACAATGTTCCGTATGTTCTTGCAGGTTCTATCCGTGATGACGGACCTCTTCCTGATGTCATAACCGATACAGTTGAAGCCCAAAAGCTTATGAGGAAATATGCTCAGGAAGTGGATATGGTTTTAATGATTTCCACAATGCTTCACTCCATTGCAATGGGTAATCTTCTTCCGTCAAGGGTTAAAAGTATCTGTGTAGATATCAATCCATCCACAGTTACCAAATTATCTGACAGAGGCAGTGCGCAGGTTGTAGGTATTGTAACTGATATAGGCACATTCCTGCCGCTTTTATATAATGCACTGCAAGATGATTAG
- a CDS encoding zinc ribbon domain-containing protein: MVNCSNCGVDAGDNNFCPNCGTKIIVEEYSSICPNCGVDAGDSNFCPNCGTKIVEEDFKTLCPSCGEDVGDSIFCPKCGTKMGEEMLEKTCPSCGKTLNENANFCPYCGWSESQNYPKSSVDKIINAEEVVAGKFGETLGKSRIMDSIIDKSLSIRKKYGNADNSTANRKYYEKIEPVFLEVYDSIDDDYLKSILLVVRQKHDNQGGGLVGIVATKVNTPTTGMSHDDAVQYYVDMANSLQNEINQEKQNGTFDEDEFYKRKIKESTFGNMSSISGLKYFKK, translated from the coding sequence ATGGTAAATTGTTCTAATTGTGGTGTTGATGCGGGAGATAACAATTTCTGTCCTAATTGTGGTACTAAGATAATTGTTGAGGAATATAGTTCTATCTGCCCTAATTGTGGTGTTGATGCGGGGGATAGTAATTTCTGTCCTAATTGTGGTACTAAGATAGTTGAAGAAGATTTTAAAACATTATGTCCAAGCTGTGGTGAAGATGTTGGAGATAGTATTTTTTGTCCGAAATGCGGCACAAAAATGGGTGAAGAAATGCTGGAAAAAACTTGCCCCAGTTGTGGTAAAACTTTAAATGAAAATGCAAATTTCTGCCCGTATTGTGGTTGGTCTGAATCTCAAAATTATCCGAAATCTAGTGTTGATAAAATTATCAATGCTGAAGAAGTTGTTGCGGGTAAGTTTGGAGAAACTTTGGGTAAAAGTAGAATTATGGATTCAATAATAGATAAATCATTATCTATTAGAAAAAAATACGGCAATGCAGATAATAGTACGGCAAACCGTAAATATTATGAAAAAATTGAGCCTGTATTTTTAGAAGTTTACGATTCAATTGACGATGATTATTTAAAATCTATTTTGCTTGTGGTAAGACAAAAGCACGATAATCAAGGTGGAGGGCTTGTAGGAATAGTTGCAACAAAAGTAAATACTCCCACAACTGGAATGTCTCATGATGACGCCGTCCAATATTATGTTGATATGGCCAACAGTCTTCAAAATGAAATCAACCAAGAAAAACAGAATGGAACATTTGATGAGGATGAATTCTATAAAAGAAAAATTAAAGAGTCTACCTTTGGAAACATGTCCTCCATATCTGGTTTAAAATATTTTAAAAAATGA
- a CDS encoding zinc ribbon domain-containing protein, whose product MIDENEYIGRLEKIIDKQDDLLKHLDAKFDQQQTVNDELSKQNQILREDIKKHKTLLMDMNKTVNQHKNVVKKIKKELEQQLKIQQDLHKDYGEVIKQLTDELEEEQNKSKQFSQTNPQNDSSKPKNSNNSSNKVELPPKEHETNYVASATNLFNDMKEKSSDVGSDSSNSKNDVPKKTEDSKDDKNSCPNCGAEIREGYVFCESCGTKLN is encoded by the coding sequence ATGATTGATGAAAATGAATATATTGGAAGATTAGAAAAGATTATTGACAAACAAGATGATTTGTTAAAGCATTTGGATGCTAAGTTTGACCAACAACAAACAGTAAATGATGAGTTATCAAAGCAAAATCAAATTTTAAGGGAGGATATAAAAAAACATAAAACTCTCTTAATGGACATGAACAAAACTGTTAACCAGCATAAAAATGTAGTTAAAAAAATAAAAAAGGAATTGGAACAACAACTTAAAATACAACAAGATTTACACAAGGATTATGGAGAAGTAATTAAACAATTAACTGATGAATTAGAGGAGGAACAAAATAAATCCAAACAGTTTTCACAAACAAATCCTCAGAATGATTCTTCTAAACCTAAAAATTCCAATAACTCTTCTAATAAAGTTGAATTACCTCCAAAAGAACATGAAACTAATTATGTTGCCAGTGCAACTAATTTATTTAATGATATGAAGGAAAAATCTTCAGATGTTGGTAGTGATTCATCTAATTCAAAAAATGATGTTCCTAAAAAAACAGAAGACTCAAAAGATGATAAAAATTCATGTCCAAATTGTGGGGCTGAGATTCGGGAAGGTTATGTTTTCTGTGAATCATGTGGTACTAAGTTAAATTAA
- a CDS encoding zinc ribbon domain-containing protein has protein sequence MVKCSKCGFEANDSNEFCPNCGNSLKSESNGIKCTNCGNTLNPRATFCPKCGNEVKKNNSCEMCGAEIPENVAFCPKCGNKVNQQQNNDKFCRNCGSPIEKDAIFCPECGINVNTGKKTQQKQNIQISNQGFLDKVNINTLIKPIIIMAIASIILSIIGLIIGFIWVSFILAIIISVGFFAGLIDNDANAIVSGLVVGLILGILEHPLVEFLFGVYGLAAYEWLFGGQILLLVIIGIIMGYVSNVYLKDSIHDFVQKHVPGLFKYFE, from the coding sequence ATGGTTAAATGTAGTAAATGTGGATTTGAAGCTAATGATTCAAATGAATTTTGTCCAAATTGTGGAAATTCTTTAAAGAGTGAATCTAATGGAATTAAGTGTACTAACTGTGGCAATACCTTAAATCCAAGAGCTACTTTTTGTCCAAAATGTGGAAATGAAGTTAAAAAAAATAATTCCTGTGAAATGTGTGGTGCTGAAATTCCTGAGAATGTTGCATTTTGTCCAAAATGCGGAAATAAAGTGAACCAACAGCAAAATAATGATAAATTTTGCAGAAACTGCGGATCTCCAATTGAAAAAGATGCAATATTTTGTCCAGAATGCGGTATTAATGTTAATACGGGTAAAAAGACTCAACAAAAGCAAAATATACAAATTTCAAATCAAGGCTTTTTAGATAAAGTCAATATTAATACATTAATTAAACCCATTATAATTATGGCTATTGCATCGATTATTTTATCTATAATTGGTTTGATTATTGGTTTTATATGGGTTTCATTTATTTTAGCAATAATCATAAGTGTAGGATTCTTTGCAGGTTTGATAGACAACGATGCAAATGCAATTGTTTCAGGTTTAGTTGTTGGTTTGATATTGGGAATTTTAGAACATCCTCTTGTTGAATTTTTATTTGGAGTCTATGGTTTGGCCGCTTATGAATGGTTATTTGGTGGACAAATCCTTCTTTTAGTTATTATTGGGATAATAATGGGATATGTTTCAAATGTATATTTAAAAGACAGTATTCATGATTTTGTCCAAAAACATGTTCCTGGATTATTTAAATACTTTGAATAG
- a CDS encoding zinc ribbon domain-containing protein, whose product MVKCSNCGAEVTNSDFCFNCGEKVEKYEINSDVCPKCGAKNTKNTNFCKECGNKLANGPTVSFKEQEWNARRDEVISRYDKLAEEFGIKDENYFLTSVRRFNRLEKGTSKHNTLNALFTDRYLFDSAGIPFMNVSKAFGNETMIDGFFMIKEDKFVFMEIDNRDWEKVNAGINNFYFDKIVSMRVTLGLGKESRYEDITKRAPTSAQDIKRVIQNDIQSLKATRFKDMIANNDSADMFDRLLIKLVDNTFYEIRLPNYHFGQNLIDLFESLRNQPQKVIVENQTSKPNKAQQIKEFHELLVSGAISQEEFDNIKKDLLFN is encoded by the coding sequence ATGGTTAAATGTAGTAATTGTGGTGCTGAAGTAACAAATTCTGATTTTTGCTTTAATTGTGGTGAAAAAGTCGAAAAATATGAAATTAATTCCGATGTTTGCCCAAAATGTGGTGCTAAAAATACAAAAAACACTAATTTCTGTAAAGAATGTGGTAATAAGTTGGCTAATGGTCCCACAGTTTCTTTTAAAGAGCAGGAATGGAATGCTAGGCGTGATGAAGTAATTTCCCGTTATGATAAACTTGCAGAAGAATTTGGAATAAAAGATGAAAATTATTTCTTAACAAGTGTCAGGAGATTTAATAGGTTAGAAAAAGGTACTTCAAAACATAACACTCTCAATGCACTTTTTACAGATAGATATTTGTTTGATTCAGCAGGAATACCCTTTATGAATGTTTCTAAAGCCTTTGGAAATGAGACTATGATTGATGGATTTTTCATGATTAAAGAGGATAAATTTGTGTTCATGGAAATTGATAATAGGGATTGGGAAAAAGTCAATGCAGGAATAAATAATTTCTATTTTGATAAAATCGTTTCAATGAGGGTCACATTAGGTCTTGGAAAAGAAAGTAGATATGAGGATATTACTAAAAGAGCCCCTACCTCTGCACAGGATATAAAAAGAGTTATTCAAAATGATATTCAATCTCTTAAAGCTACACGATTTAAAGATATGATTGCAAACAATGACAGTGCGGATATGTTTGACAGATTGTTAATAAAACTTGTTGATAATACTTTTTATGAAATTAGGCTTCCTAACTATCATTTCGGTCAGAATCTAATTGATTTATTTGAATCATTAAGAAATCAACCGCAAAAAGTAATTGTTGAAAATCAAACATCCAAACCAAATAAAGCTCAACAGATTAAAGAATTCCATGAACTGCTTGTTAGTGGCGCTATATCTCAAGAGGAATTTGATAATATTAAAAAAGATTTGCTGTTTAATTAG
- a CDS encoding winged helix-turn-helix domain-containing protein: MSIISLLARSKKRINVLKSLEKEDKIPSKISKDIDDNSNHVSKYLKTLKDAKLVECLNEEDKRYRFYSITDKGKYYLDKVEKEYKE, from the coding sequence ATGAGCATCATATCATTACTAGCCCGCTCCAAAAAAAGAATTAACGTACTTAAATCACTTGAAAAAGAAGATAAAATACCTTCAAAAATTAGTAAAGATATTGATGATAATAGCAACCATGTTTCAAAATACCTAAAAACATTGAAGGATGCTAAACTCGTAGAATGTCTTAATGAAGAAGATAAACGCTACAGATTTTACAGCATTACTGATAAAGGCAAATATTATCTTGATAAAGTTGAAAAAGAGTATAAAGAATAA
- the speB gene encoding agmatinase has protein sequence MLLNTYEPWKFAFSQEIEDIKENSFGIIGVPFDSTTSYHSGARLGPIVVREASFGFEKYNTVFNKDLTSVFYDFGDVNVVPGNCQATSDIVEDTVNEILDLNLRPLIIGGEHSASIGAIKALSDRHEKLTVIHLDAHRDLAFDFVGEKYSHATVMRRAHEFGANLVQIGIRSSSAEEEEFVKSTYNIQTFKNKDTHKHMDAIEYYITNIDGPIYISIDMDVIDPAIAPSVGNPTPGGLLVHQIEGLLKSLSRKNIVGMDVVETATDRLGDNTAVVAAKIIYDFLTLIE, from the coding sequence ATGCTTTTAAATACTTACGAACCGTGGAAATTTGCATTTTCTCAAGAAATTGAGGATATTAAAGAAAACTCATTTGGAATTATCGGAGTTCCATTTGACAGCACTACTTCTTATCACTCCGGTGCACGTTTAGGACCAATTGTAGTAAGGGAAGCTTCATTTGGTTTTGAAAAATACAATACTGTTTTTAATAAAGATTTAACATCTGTTTTTTATGATTTCGGTGATGTTAATGTCGTTCCGGGAAACTGTCAGGCCACATCTGATATAGTTGAGGATACAGTCAATGAAATTCTGGATTTGAATCTAAGGCCTCTTATTATCGGCGGTGAGCATTCAGCATCAATCGGAGCCATCAAGGCATTATCAGATAGGCATGAAAAATTAACCGTAATACACCTTGATGCCCACAGAGACCTAGCATTTGACTTTGTAGGCGAAAAATACTCTCATGCAACAGTAATGAGGAGGGCTCATGAATTCGGAGCAAATCTGGTCCAGATTGGAATAAGGTCATCATCAGCCGAAGAAGAGGAATTCGTTAAATCAACATACAACATTCAGACTTTCAAAAATAAGGACACTCACAAGCATATGGATGCAATAGAGTATTATATAACAAACATTGACGGACCAATCTATATTTCAATAGATATGGACGTGATTGACCCTGCTATTGCTCCAAGTGTTGGAAATCCGACTCCTGGCGGATTATTGGTTCATCAAATTGAAGGTTTGCTTAAAAGTCTGTCCCGTAAGAATATTGTAGGGATGGATGTGGTGGAGACTGCAACAGACAGATTAGGTGACAATACAGCAGTTGTTGCGGCAAAAATAATATATGATTTTTTAACTTTAATTGAATGA
- a CDS encoding translation initiation factor IF-5A → MSTKVVEIKTLKVGKYIVLDGEACKISSYSTSSPGKHGAAKARIEAIGVFDGQKRSLVKPVDSKVDTPIIDKRLGQVISIQGPTVQLMDMENYDTIDLPMPEDLKDSIVEGIEVEYIVALGNMKIMRTRGSN, encoded by the coding sequence ATGTCAACAAAAGTTGTAGAAATTAAAACATTAAAAGTTGGAAAATACATCGTTTTAGACGGTGAAGCATGTAAAATTAGTAGTTACTCTACTTCATCTCCGGGTAAACACGGAGCTGCAAAAGCAAGAATCGAAGCTATCGGTGTTTTCGATGGTCAAAAAAGAAGTCTTGTAAAACCTGTAGACAGTAAAGTAGATACTCCTATTATCGACAAAAGATTAGGTCAAGTTATTTCTATCCAAGGTCCAACCGTACAATTAATGGATATGGAAAACTACGACACCATAGACTTACCAATGCCTGAAGACTTAAAAGACTCAATCGTTGAAGGTATTGAAGTTGAATACATTGTCGCTTTAGGAAACATGAAAATAATGAGAACCAGAGGATCTAACTAG
- a CDS encoding pyruvoyl-dependent arginine decarboxylase, whose product MRIAIVSGKDEGPTKLNAFDNALTDAGIGDVNLIKVSSMLAANTKIMDLPKLKAGHMVNCVLSEVTSDTPGDEITATVAVAIGEKLGCVVETTGVNKDPQDIADEAEEMVRYMMDRRGVEIKNLIIKCESTTVKNIASVISSVVYINDDIIDDN is encoded by the coding sequence ATGAGAATAGCTATCGTTAGTGGAAAGGATGAAGGTCCTACAAAATTGAATGCTTTTGACAATGCATTGACAGATGCAGGAATAGGCGATGTTAATCTGATTAAGGTATCAAGCATGCTTGCAGCCAATACCAAAATAATGGACTTGCCAAAACTTAAAGCAGGACACATGGTGAACTGTGTTTTATCAGAAGTCACATCAGACACCCCCGGAGATGAAATAACTGCTACAGTAGCAGTGGCTATAGGAGAAAAATTGGGTTGTGTTGTTGAAACAACAGGAGTCAATAAAGACCCGCAGGACATTGCAGATGAAGCCGAAGAGATGGTGAGATATATGATGGACAGGCGGGGTGTTGAAATAAAGAATCTAATTATCAAATGCGAAAGTACAACTGTAAAAAATATTGCATCAGTCATATCAAGCGTAGTATACATTAATGATGACATCATAGACGACAACTAA